A genomic region of Capsicum annuum cultivar UCD-10X-F1 unplaced genomic scaffold, UCD10Xv1.1 ctg1490, whole genome shotgun sequence contains the following coding sequences:
- the LOC107875745 gene encoding 4-diphosphocytidyl-2-C-methyl-D-erythritol kinase, chloroplastic/chromoplastic, whose translation MSSCNILCSYQLYSSCNVKPQIGSSRKSCFSQSWSNRPYGLSYFHKNFEFRRSNFVIVKASDSTTSRKQVEITYNPEEKFNKLADEVDREAGLTRLTLFSPCKINVFLRITGKRDDGYHDLASLFHVISLGDKIKFSLSPSKSKDRLSTNVAGVPLDERNLIIKALNLYRKKTGTDNHFWIHLDKKVPTGAGLGGGSSNAATALWAANQFSGCVASEKDLQEWSGEIGSDIPFFFSHGAAYCTGRGEVVQDIPSSIPFDIPMVLIKPQQACSTAEVYKRFQLDLSSKVDPLSLLEKISTTGISQDVCVNDLEPPAFEVLPSLKRLKQRVIAAGRGQYDAVFMSGSGSTIVGVGSPDPPQFVYDDEEYKDVFMSEASFITRPANEWYVEPVSASNIGDQPEFSTTFDES comes from the exons ATGTCTTCTTGTAATATTCTTTGTAGTTACCAGCTTTACAGTTCTTGTAATGTAAAACCTCAAATTGGTTCTTCTAGAAAGAGCTGTTTTTCTCAATCTTGGTCAAATAGACCATATGGGTTATCTTATTTTCATAAGAATTTTGAGTTTAGAAGAAGCAATTTTGTTATTGTGAAGGCTTCAGATTCAACAACTAGCAGAAAACAAGTAGAG ataacttataatccTGAAGAGAAGTTCAATAAGTTGGCTGATGAAGTGGATAGGGAGGCTGGGCTTACAAGACTAACTCTATTTTCTCCTTGCAAG ATAAATGTTTTCTTGAGAATTACTGGCAAGAGGGACGATGGGTATCATGATTTGGCATCTCTCTTTCAT GTAATTAGTCTAGGAGATAAAATAAAGTTCTCTCTGTCACCATCAAAGTCAAAGGATCGTTTATCTACTAACGTTGCTGGAGTTCCACTCGATGAGAGAAATCTG ATTATAAAGGCCCTCAATCTTTATAGGAAAAAAACTGGAACAGACAATCACttttgg ATTCATCTTGATAAGAAGGTGCCTACTGGAGCTGGTCTTGGTGGTGGGAGCAGTAATGCTGCAACAGCTCTGTGGGCAGCAAATCAATTCAGTGGTTGTGTTGCCTCTGAAAAGGATCTCCAAGAGTGGTCTGGTGAAATTGGTTCGGATATTCCTTTCTTCTTCTCTCATGGAGCAGCCTATTGTACGGGTAGGGGTGAG gttgtTCAAGATATCCCATCATCCATACCATTTGACATTCCAATGGTTCTCATAAAGCCTCAACAGGCATGCTCTACTGCTGAAGTTTACAAG CGTTTTCAGTTGGATCTGTCTAGTAAGGTTGATCCCTTGAGCTTGCTGGAGAAAATCTCAACTACTGGAATATCTCAAGATGTGTGTGTCAATGATTTAG AACCTCCTGCCTTTGAAGTTCTTCCGTCTCTTAAAAGGTTAAAACAGCGAGTGATTGCTGCAGGCCGAGGACAATATGATGCAGTCTTCATGTCTGGAAG TGGAAGCACAATAGTAGGGGTTGGCTCTCCAGATCCACCACAATTTGTCTATGACGACGAAGAATACAAGGATGTCTTCATGTCAG AAGCTAGTTTCATCACTCGACCAGCCAATGAGTGGTATGTGGAACCTGTTTCGGCTAGCAATATTGGTGATCAGCCTGAGTTCTCCACAACTTTTGACGAGTCTTAG
- the LOC107875754 gene encoding cysteine proteinase inhibitor A: MATCGGIREAGGSENSLEVNDLARFAVDEHNKKQNALLEFGKVVNVKEQVVAGTMYYITLEATEGDKKKAYEAKVWVKPWQNFKQVEDFKLIGDVA, translated from the exons atggCAACTTGTGGAGGAATTCGTGAGGCTGGTGGATCCGAAAACAGCCTTGAGGTCAATGATCTTGCTCGTTTTGCGGTTGATGAACACAATAAGAAACAG AATGCTCTTTTGGAGTTCGGAAAGGTTGTCAATGTGAAGGAACAAGTGGTTGCTGGAACCATGTACTATATAACACTGGAGGCGACTGAAGGTGATAAGAAGAAAGCATACGAAGCCAAGGTCTGGGTGAAGCCATGGCAGAACTTCAAGCAAGTTGAAGACTTCAAGCTTATTGGGGATGTTGCTTAG